A genomic window from Excalfactoria chinensis isolate bCotChi1 chromosome 18, bCotChi1.hap2, whole genome shotgun sequence includes:
- the AK1 gene encoding adenylate kinase isoenzyme 1, with protein sequence MSTEKLKNHKIIFVVGGPGSGKGTQCEKIVHKYGYTHLSTGDLLRAEVSSGSERGKKLKAIMEKGELVPLDTVLDMLRDAMLAKADTSKGFLIDGYPREVKQGEEFEKKIGPPTLLLYVDAGKETMVKRLLKRGETSGRVDDNEETIKKRLETYYKATEPVIAFYKDRGIVRQLNAEGSVDEVFQQVCSYLDKL encoded by the exons atgtcAACAG aaaaactgaagaaccACAAGATCATCTTTGTGGTGG GTGGCCCCGGCTCTGGGAAGGGGACGCAATGCGAGAAGATCGTGCACAAATATGGGTACACTCACCTCTCCACCGGGGACCTGCTCCGGGCAGAGGTCAGCTCAGGCTCAGAGCGGGGCAAGAAGCTGAAAGCCATCATGGAGAAGGGCGAGCTGGTGCCACTG GACACGGTGCTGGACATGCTGCGGGACGCCATGTTGGCTAAGGCAGACACCTCCAAGGGTTTCCTCATTGACGGCTACCCTCGCGAGGTGAAGCAGGGAGAGGAGTTCGAAAAGAAG ATTGGCCCCCCCACGCTGCTGCTCTACGTGGATGCGGGGAAGGAGACGATGGTGAAGCGGCTGCTGAAGCGGGGAGAGACCAGCGGGCGGGTGGACGACAACGAGGAGACCATCAAGAAGCGCCTGGAGACCTACTACAAGGCCACCGAGCCTGTCATCGCCTTCTACAAGGACCGGGGCATCGTCCGCCAG CTGAATGCCGAGGGCAGCGTGGATGAGGTTTTCCAGCAGGTCTGTTCCTACCTCGACAAGCTGTGA
- the ENG gene encoding endoglin isoform X1, which produces MCRRSSPLLPLLLALLGRPDPAPAEHCDLQPVTAEPPVTLSYTTSTVLRGCSSSSSTNTQHEVHVLSIQWSKTPVPMLNVSITPHADDCTRRAALILHCPQCSASITSTCQDLLIHTDAYLSPKAQSTELPEAAKGDLLNWVQNTYGGITSYSELKDPQRIHLHLGENSSSPLNCVPQKDFDATPHLEAEVLFREVKGCSSSSAHNARAAHIVQLLHKPSLPITEVNLTLSCPEQQPNNQILLLQGPANLTWLLMLNNCSLQFLASGTYKILHFPVGPLRGEQLPDTEQGLIAKAFEKNYSIIASYSTIPISPHITLKIHEREVPRKLPAGPTSAAPSPDIMSSTLLLMLRPWKCTDDTMEIVIARSHLEPIKDVVNITLRDISCQAEKNATHFMLHTLLSHCGTSLESHGHANNELILSLSKGSVLRSVRVAFQCPIPRELFLRLFPTAAFEAPQTELEVNKEVFVQASMHLEDYPADLQLKECYLMAPGMEPLLLVQGNKAQSSSVAMLEEPPSNRARKVWRFRFTYTIPEGRHVPFSATLKCKAGLQNNTIFEKVLEVKVKDIWRPPNNQGLGLSAVLGITFGAFLIGALLTAGLWYIYSHTPGFHHGTSLREQQHQPQHRQHPEHPLLHQQHGLTPSAPLLAVTPLPPPAQPP; this is translated from the exons ATGTGTCGTCGGAGCTCTCCGCTGCTGCCGCTGCTGTTGGCGCTTCTCGGCCGTCCCG ACCCCGCTCCAGCTGAGCACTGTGACTTGCAGCCGGTGACAGCGGAGCCGCCCGTCACGTTGTCCTACACCACCAGCACGGTGCTgcggggctgcagcagcagcagctccaccaaCACCCAACATGAAGTGCACGTCCTCAGCATCCAATGGTCCAAG ACCCCTGTCCCCATGCTAAATGTCTCCATCACGCCGCATGCTGACGACTGCACCCGGCGAGCAGCACTCATCCTCCATTGCCCGCAGTGCTCGGCCAGCATCACCTCCACGTGTCAGGACCTCCTCATCCACACC GACGCCTATCTGAGCCCCAAGGCACAGAGCACGGAGCTGCCAGAGGCTGCCAAGGGAGATCTGCTGAACTGGGTGCAGAACACCTATGGGGGCATCACATCCTACAGCGAGCTGAAGGACCCACAGAGGATCCACCTCCACCTGGGTGAAA acagcagcagccccctgAACTGCGTCCCCCAGAAGGACTTTGATGCCACGCCGCACCTCGAGGCTGAGGTCCTGTTCCGTGAGgtgaagggctgcagcagcagcagtgcccacaATGCCAGGGCTGCCCACATTGTCCAGCTGCTGCACAAGCCCAG CTTGCCCATCACGGAGGTGAACCTGACCCTGAGCTGCCCCGAACAGCAGCCGAACAACCAGATCCTCCTCCTGCAGGGCCCAGCCAACCTCACCTGGCTCCTGATGCTGAACAACTGCAGCCTCCAGTTCCTG GCCTCTGGTACCTACAAGATCCTGCACTTCCCCGTGGGGCCACTCAGAGGGGAGCAGCTGCCGGACACGGAGCAAGGCCTCATCGCCAAAGCCTTTGAGAAGAACTACAGCATCATCGCCTCCTACTCCACCATCCCCATCAGCCCCCACATCACACTGAAGATCCACGAGCGTG AGGTGCCAAGGAAGCTGCCCGCAGGACCCACCtcggcagcccccagccctgacATCATGTCCAGCACGCTGCTCCTCATGCTCAGGCCCTGGAAGTGCACGGATGACACCATGGAAATCGTCATCGCCAGGTCCCACCTGGAG CCCATCAAGGACGTGGTGAACATCACCCTGCGGGACATCAGCTGCCAGGCTGAGAAGAACGCCACGCACTTCATGCTGCACACCCTGCTCAGCCACTGCGGCACCTCGCTGGAGAGCCACGGCCACGCCAACAACGag CTCATCCTCAGCCTGTCCAAGGGTTCGGTGCTCAGGAGCGTGCGG GTGGCCTTCCAGTGTCCGATCCCACGGGAGCTCTTCCTGCGCCTCTTCCCCACAGCTGCCTTTGAGGCACCACAGACGGAGCTGGAGGTCAACAAGGAGGTGTTTGTGCAG GCATCCATGCACTTGGAGGACTACCCAGCCGACCTGCAGCTCAAGGAGTGCTATCTGATGGCCCCCGGCATGGAGCcgctgctgctggtgcagggCAACAAGGCGCAGAGCTCCAGCGTGGCCATGTTGGAGGAGCCCCCCAGCAACAGGGCCAGGAAGGTCTGGCGCTTCCGCTTCACCTACACCATCCCTGAGGGCAGGCACGTCCCCTTCTCCGCCACCCTCAAGTGCAAGGCTGGGCTGCAG AACAACACCATCTTCGAGAAGGTTTTGGAGGTGAAGGTGAAGGACATCTGGCGGCCGCCCAACA ACCAAGGGCTGGGGCtgtctgctgtgctgggcaTCACCTTTGGAGCCTTCCTCATCGGCGCACTCCTCACTGCTGGGCTCTGGTATATCTACTCTCATACCC CCGGTTTCCACCACGGCACCAGCCTCcgagagcagcagcaccaaccaCAGCATcggcagcacccagagcacccCCTGCTCCACCAGCAGCATGGCCTGACCCCCTCGGCCCCCCTTTTGGCCGTCACCCCGCTGCCACCGCCGGCTCAGCCTCCATAA
- the ENG gene encoding endoglin isoform X2, translating to MCRRSSPLLPLLLALLGRPDPAPAEHCDLQPVTAEPPVTLSYTTSTVLRGCSSSSSTNTQHEVHVLSIQWSKTPVPMLNVSITPHADDCTRRAALILHCPQCSASITSTCQDLLIHTDAYLSPKAQSTELPEAAKGDLLNWVQNTYGGITSYSELKDPQRIHLHLGENSSSPLNCVPQKDFDATPHLEAEVLFREVKGCSSSSAHNARAAHIVQLLHKPSLPITEVNLTLSCPEQQPNNQILLLQGPANLTWLLMLNNCSLQFLASGTYKILHFPVGPLRGEQLPDTEQGLIAKAFEKNYSIIASYSTIPISPHITLKIHEREVPRKLPAGPTSAAPSPDIMSSTLLLMLRPWKCTDDTMEIVIARSHLEPIKDVVNITLRDISCQAEKNATHFMLHTLLSHCGTSLESHGHANNELILSLSKGSVLRSVRVAFQCPIPRELFLRLFPTAAFEAPQTELEVNKEVFVQASMHLEDYPADLQLKECYLMAPGMEPLLLVQGNKAQSSSVAMLEEPPSNRARKVWRFRFTYTIPEGRHVPFSATLKCKAGLQNNTIFEKVLEVKVKDIWRPPNNQGLGLSAVLGITFGAFLIGALLTAGLWYIYSHTRPISKLQPVSTTAPASESSSTNHSIGSTQSTPCSTSSMA from the exons ATGTGTCGTCGGAGCTCTCCGCTGCTGCCGCTGCTGTTGGCGCTTCTCGGCCGTCCCG ACCCCGCTCCAGCTGAGCACTGTGACTTGCAGCCGGTGACAGCGGAGCCGCCCGTCACGTTGTCCTACACCACCAGCACGGTGCTgcggggctgcagcagcagcagctccaccaaCACCCAACATGAAGTGCACGTCCTCAGCATCCAATGGTCCAAG ACCCCTGTCCCCATGCTAAATGTCTCCATCACGCCGCATGCTGACGACTGCACCCGGCGAGCAGCACTCATCCTCCATTGCCCGCAGTGCTCGGCCAGCATCACCTCCACGTGTCAGGACCTCCTCATCCACACC GACGCCTATCTGAGCCCCAAGGCACAGAGCACGGAGCTGCCAGAGGCTGCCAAGGGAGATCTGCTGAACTGGGTGCAGAACACCTATGGGGGCATCACATCCTACAGCGAGCTGAAGGACCCACAGAGGATCCACCTCCACCTGGGTGAAA acagcagcagccccctgAACTGCGTCCCCCAGAAGGACTTTGATGCCACGCCGCACCTCGAGGCTGAGGTCCTGTTCCGTGAGgtgaagggctgcagcagcagcagtgcccacaATGCCAGGGCTGCCCACATTGTCCAGCTGCTGCACAAGCCCAG CTTGCCCATCACGGAGGTGAACCTGACCCTGAGCTGCCCCGAACAGCAGCCGAACAACCAGATCCTCCTCCTGCAGGGCCCAGCCAACCTCACCTGGCTCCTGATGCTGAACAACTGCAGCCTCCAGTTCCTG GCCTCTGGTACCTACAAGATCCTGCACTTCCCCGTGGGGCCACTCAGAGGGGAGCAGCTGCCGGACACGGAGCAAGGCCTCATCGCCAAAGCCTTTGAGAAGAACTACAGCATCATCGCCTCCTACTCCACCATCCCCATCAGCCCCCACATCACACTGAAGATCCACGAGCGTG AGGTGCCAAGGAAGCTGCCCGCAGGACCCACCtcggcagcccccagccctgacATCATGTCCAGCACGCTGCTCCTCATGCTCAGGCCCTGGAAGTGCACGGATGACACCATGGAAATCGTCATCGCCAGGTCCCACCTGGAG CCCATCAAGGACGTGGTGAACATCACCCTGCGGGACATCAGCTGCCAGGCTGAGAAGAACGCCACGCACTTCATGCTGCACACCCTGCTCAGCCACTGCGGCACCTCGCTGGAGAGCCACGGCCACGCCAACAACGag CTCATCCTCAGCCTGTCCAAGGGTTCGGTGCTCAGGAGCGTGCGG GTGGCCTTCCAGTGTCCGATCCCACGGGAGCTCTTCCTGCGCCTCTTCCCCACAGCTGCCTTTGAGGCACCACAGACGGAGCTGGAGGTCAACAAGGAGGTGTTTGTGCAG GCATCCATGCACTTGGAGGACTACCCAGCCGACCTGCAGCTCAAGGAGTGCTATCTGATGGCCCCCGGCATGGAGCcgctgctgctggtgcagggCAACAAGGCGCAGAGCTCCAGCGTGGCCATGTTGGAGGAGCCCCCCAGCAACAGGGCCAGGAAGGTCTGGCGCTTCCGCTTCACCTACACCATCCCTGAGGGCAGGCACGTCCCCTTCTCCGCCACCCTCAAGTGCAAGGCTGGGCTGCAG AACAACACCATCTTCGAGAAGGTTTTGGAGGTGAAGGTGAAGGACATCTGGCGGCCGCCCAACA ACCAAGGGCTGGGGCtgtctgctgtgctgggcaTCACCTTTGGAGCCTTCCTCATCGGCGCACTCCTCACTGCTGGGCTCTGGTATATCTACTCTCATACCC GTCCCATCTCCAAACTGCAGCCGGTTTCCACCACGGCACCAGCCTCcgagagcagcagcaccaaccaCAGCATcggcagcacccagagcacccCCTGCTCCACCAGCAGCATGGCCTGA
- the FPGS gene encoding folylpolyglutamate synthase, mitochondrial isoform X2: protein MVARGIRAVRGALRGAKGSQGRRLSTRPARVPAADYQDAIRTLNTLQTNASYLEQVKRERGDPRAQLDAMRGFLERSGLQVEDLDQLNIIHVTGTKGKGSACAFTERILRGYGLRTGFYSSPHLVQVRERIRINGQPLSKELFSKYFWLVYRRLRDTKDEAQANMPAYFRFLTIMAFHVFLQEKVDLAVVEVGIGGAFDCTNIIRTPVVCGVSSLGIDHTSILGDTVEKIAWQKGGIFKPGVPAFTVQQPEQPLEVLRDRARECGCPLYLCPELDAFETGMRVLELGLAGSHQRSNAALALQLSRTWLQRRGYEGSDVLQDVLPGAELSAQRSVPLAPTFCPSDAMIRGLRDTEWPGRTQVLQHGPVTWYIDGAHTTSSIQACVRWFRQAALNEDKPQDGSEVRVLLFNATGDRDTAALLKLLLPCHFDYAVFCPNFTEVSVATNADQQNFNVTLENALTRCVENQKTWTRLMEEKGGPWLPAPLEVGGLLQPDPLRGALLLVPPAERPLNSTSLVFPCISHALQWITQGRDPHLSLPASKVGAHPHPVATSGAVLLQEAAAIRVLVTGSLHLVGGVLKLLDPTLSQ, encoded by the exons ATGGTGGCGCGGGGGATCCGAGCGGTGCGCGGGGCGCTGCGGGGGGCGAAGGGGAGCCAAGGGAGGAGGCTGAGCACGCGGCCTGCGCGCGTCCCCGCTGCGGACTATCAG GACGCCATCCGCACGCTGAACACGCTGCAGACCAACGCCAGTTACCTGGAGCAGGTGAAGCGGGAACGCGGGGACCCCCGTGCGCAGCTGGACGCCATGCGGGGCTTTTTGGAGAGGAGCGGGCTGCAG GTCGAGGACCTGGATCAGCTGAACATCATCCACGTCACGGGGACGAAGGGCAAG GGCTCAGCCTGTGCCTTCACCGAGCGCATCCTGCGTGGCTACGGGCTGCGGACCGGCTTCTACAG ctccccacACTTGGTGCAGGTACGTGAGCGGATCCGGATCAACGGGCAGCCACTGAGCAAGGAGCTGTTCAGCAAATACTTCTGGCTGGTGTACCGACGGCTGCGGGACACCAAG GATGAGGCTCAGGCCAACATGCCGGCGTACTTCCGCTTCCTCACCATCATGGCCTTCCACGTCTTCCTGCAGGAGaag GTGGACCTGGCGGTGGTGGAGGTGGGCATCGGTGGTGCCTTCGACTGCACCAACATCATCAG GACACCGGTGGTGTGCGGCGTCTCCTCGTTGGGCATCGACCACACCAGCATCCTGGGGGACACGGTGGAGAAGATTGCTTGGCAGAAAGGTGGCATTTTTAAG CCCGGCGTGCCAGCATTCACTGTGCAACAGCCTGAGCAACCGCTGGAAGTGCTGCGGGACCGAGCGCGGGAGTGTGGG TGCCCTCTGTATCTCTGCCCTGAGCTGGATGCCTTTGAGACGGGGATGCgggtgctggagctggggctggcGGGCAGCCATCAGCGCTCCAATGCTGCTctggctctgcagctctcacGGACGTGGCTGCAGCGACGCGGTTACGAGG GTAGCGATGTGCTGCAGGACGTGCTGCCCGGAGCGGAGCTGTCGGCACAGCGCTCGGTGCCATTGGCACCCACGTTTTGCCCCAGTGATGCCATGATCCGAG ggCTGCGGGACACAGAGTGGCCGGGCCGTACCCAGGTGCTGCAGCACGGCCCTGTGACGTGGTACATCGATGGGGCTCACACCACCAGCAGCATCCAAGCCTGCGTCCGCTGGTTCCGCCAGGCAGCCCTCAATGAGGACAAACCTCAGGA TGGCTCTGAGGTGCGGGTGCTGCTCTTCAATGCTACGGGAGACCGGGACACAGCTGCGCTACTGAAACTGCTGCTG ccctgccacTTCGACTACGCCGTCTTCTGCCCCAACTTCACAGAGGTGTCGGTGGCTACTAATGCAG ACCAGCAAAACTTCAACGTGACGCTGGAGAACGCCCTCACACGCTGCGTGGAAAACCAGAAGACGTGGACTCGGCTGATGGAGGAGAAGGGGGGCCCTTGGCTGCCGGCccccctggaggttggggggCTGCTGCAACCAGACCCCCTGCGGGGAGCCCTGCTCCTGGTGCCCCCGGCCGAGCGGCCGCTCAACTCCACCTCCCTCGTCTTCCCCTGCATTTCCCATGCGCTGCAGTGGATCACGCAGGGCCGGGACCCCCACCTGTCCCTGCCTGCCTCCAAGGTGGGGGCTCACCCACACCCTGTGGCCACCAGCGGGGccgtgctgctgcaggaggcagccGCCATCCGCGTCCTCGTCACCGGCAGCCTGCACCTGGTTGGGGGGGTCCTTAAGCTGCTGGACCCCACGCTGTCCCAgtag
- the FPGS gene encoding folylpolyglutamate synthase, mitochondrial isoform X1: MVARGIRAVRGALRGAKGSQGRRLSTRPARVPAADYQDAIRTLNTLQTNASYLEQVKRERGDPRAQLDAMRGFLERSGLQVEDLDQLNIIHVTGTKGKGSACAFTERILRGYGLRTGFYSSPHLVQVRERIRINGQPLSKELFSKYFWLVYRRLRDTKDEAQANMPAYFRFLTIMAFHVFLQEKVDLAVVEVGIGGAFDCTNIIRTPVVCGVSSLGIDHTSILGDTVEKIAWQKGGIFKPGVPAFTVQQPEQPLEVLRDRARECGCPLYLCPELDAFETGMRVLELGLAGSHQRSNAALALQLSRTWLQRRGYEAGSDVLQDVLPGAELSAQRSVPLAPTFCPSDAMIRGLRDTEWPGRTQVLQHGPVTWYIDGAHTTSSIQACVRWFRQAALNEDKPQDGSEVRVLLFNATGDRDTAALLKLLLPCHFDYAVFCPNFTEVSVATNADQQNFNVTLENALTRCVENQKTWTRLMEEKGGPWLPAPLEVGGLLQPDPLRGALLLVPPAERPLNSTSLVFPCISHALQWITQGRDPHLSLPASKVGAHPHPVATSGAVLLQEAAAIRVLVTGSLHLVGGVLKLLDPTLSQ, from the exons ATGGTGGCGCGGGGGATCCGAGCGGTGCGCGGGGCGCTGCGGGGGGCGAAGGGGAGCCAAGGGAGGAGGCTGAGCACGCGGCCTGCGCGCGTCCCCGCTGCGGACTATCAG GACGCCATCCGCACGCTGAACACGCTGCAGACCAACGCCAGTTACCTGGAGCAGGTGAAGCGGGAACGCGGGGACCCCCGTGCGCAGCTGGACGCCATGCGGGGCTTTTTGGAGAGGAGCGGGCTGCAG GTCGAGGACCTGGATCAGCTGAACATCATCCACGTCACGGGGACGAAGGGCAAG GGCTCAGCCTGTGCCTTCACCGAGCGCATCCTGCGTGGCTACGGGCTGCGGACCGGCTTCTACAG ctccccacACTTGGTGCAGGTACGTGAGCGGATCCGGATCAACGGGCAGCCACTGAGCAAGGAGCTGTTCAGCAAATACTTCTGGCTGGTGTACCGACGGCTGCGGGACACCAAG GATGAGGCTCAGGCCAACATGCCGGCGTACTTCCGCTTCCTCACCATCATGGCCTTCCACGTCTTCCTGCAGGAGaag GTGGACCTGGCGGTGGTGGAGGTGGGCATCGGTGGTGCCTTCGACTGCACCAACATCATCAG GACACCGGTGGTGTGCGGCGTCTCCTCGTTGGGCATCGACCACACCAGCATCCTGGGGGACACGGTGGAGAAGATTGCTTGGCAGAAAGGTGGCATTTTTAAG CCCGGCGTGCCAGCATTCACTGTGCAACAGCCTGAGCAACCGCTGGAAGTGCTGCGGGACCGAGCGCGGGAGTGTGGG TGCCCTCTGTATCTCTGCCCTGAGCTGGATGCCTTTGAGACGGGGATGCgggtgctggagctggggctggcGGGCAGCCATCAGCGCTCCAATGCTGCTctggctctgcagctctcacGGACGTGGCTGCAGCGACGCGGTTACGAGG CAGGTAGCGATGTGCTGCAGGACGTGCTGCCCGGAGCGGAGCTGTCGGCACAGCGCTCGGTGCCATTGGCACCCACGTTTTGCCCCAGTGATGCCATGATCCGAG ggCTGCGGGACACAGAGTGGCCGGGCCGTACCCAGGTGCTGCAGCACGGCCCTGTGACGTGGTACATCGATGGGGCTCACACCACCAGCAGCATCCAAGCCTGCGTCCGCTGGTTCCGCCAGGCAGCCCTCAATGAGGACAAACCTCAGGA TGGCTCTGAGGTGCGGGTGCTGCTCTTCAATGCTACGGGAGACCGGGACACAGCTGCGCTACTGAAACTGCTGCTG ccctgccacTTCGACTACGCCGTCTTCTGCCCCAACTTCACAGAGGTGTCGGTGGCTACTAATGCAG ACCAGCAAAACTTCAACGTGACGCTGGAGAACGCCCTCACACGCTGCGTGGAAAACCAGAAGACGTGGACTCGGCTGATGGAGGAGAAGGGGGGCCCTTGGCTGCCGGCccccctggaggttggggggCTGCTGCAACCAGACCCCCTGCGGGGAGCCCTGCTCCTGGTGCCCCCGGCCGAGCGGCCGCTCAACTCCACCTCCCTCGTCTTCCCCTGCATTTCCCATGCGCTGCAGTGGATCACGCAGGGCCGGGACCCCCACCTGTCCCTGCCTGCCTCCAAGGTGGGGGCTCACCCACACCCTGTGGCCACCAGCGGGGccgtgctgctgcaggaggcagccGCCATCCGCGTCCTCGTCACCGGCAGCCTGCACCTGGTTGGGGGGGTCCTTAAGCTGCTGGACCCCACGCTGTCCCAgtag
- the CDK9 gene encoding cyclin-dependent kinase 9, with product MAKQYDMVECPFCDEVSKYEKLAKIGQGTFGEVFKAKHRQTGKKVALKKVLMENEKEGFPITALREIKILQLLKHENVVNLIEICRTKASPYNRCKGSIYLVFDFCEHDLAGLLSNTHVKFTLSEIKKVMQMLLNGLYYIHRNKILHRDMKAANVLITRDGVLKLADFGLARAFSLAKNSQPNRYTNRVVTLWYRPPELLLGERDYGPPIDLWGGGCIMAEMWTRSPIMQGNTEQHQLTLISQLCGSITPEVWPNVDKYELYQKLELPKGQKRKVKDRLKAYVKDPYALDLIDKLLVLDPAQRIDSDDALNHDFFWSDPMPSDLKNMLSTHNQSMFEYLAPPRRRGGHMPQQPANQGRNPAATNQTEFDRVF from the exons ATGGCCAAGCAGTACGACATGGTGGAGTGCCCGTTCTGCGATGAGGTCTCCAAGTACGAGAAGCTCGCCAAGATCGGGCAGGGCACTTTCGG ggaggtgttcaaggccaagcaCCGGCAGACGGGCAAAAAGGTGGCGCTGAAGAAGGTGCTGATGGAGAACGAGAAGGAGGGG tTCCCCATCACAGCTCTGCGAGAGATTAAAATCCTCCAGCTGCTGAAGCATGAGAATGTGGTGAACCTCATAGAAATCTGTAGGACCAAAG CCTCTCCATACAACCGCTGCAAGGGCAGTATCTACCTGGTGTTTGACTTCTGTGAGCACGACCTGGCTGGCCTTCTCAGCAACACCCACGTCAAGTTCACACTCTCAGAGATCAAGAAAGTTATGCAGATGCTATTGAATGGACTTTACTACATCCACAGGAACAAG ATCTTGCATCGAGACATGAAAGCTGCAAACGTTCTGATCACGCGGGATGGAGTTCTGAAGCTTGCAGACTTTGGGCTGGCTCGAGCTTTCAGCCTGGCTAAGAACAGCCAGCCGAACCGCTACACCAACCGGGTCGTGACTCTGTGGTATCGgcctccagagctgctgctag GGGAGCGGGACTACGGGCCCCCCATTGACCTCTGGGGTGGAGGCTGCATCATGGCAGAGATGTGGACCCGCAGCCCCATCATGCAGGGGAACACGGAGCAGCACCAGCTCACCCTCATTAGCCAGCTCTGCGGATCCATCACACCAGAG GTCTGGCCAAATGTGGACAAGTATGAGCTGTATCAGAAGCTGGAGCTCCCCAAGGGCCAGAAGCGCAAGGTGAAGGATCGCCTGAAGGCCTACGTCAAGGACCCCTATGCCCTCGACCTCATTGACAAGCTGCTGGTGCTGGACCCAGCTCAACGCATCGACAGCGATGATGCGCTGAACCACGACTTCTTCTGGTCAGACCCCATGCCCTCGGACCTCAAAAACATGCTGTCCACCCACAACCAGTCCATGTTCGAGTACCTGGCCCCGCCACGCAGGCGGGGTGGGCATATGCCCCAGCAGCCAGCAAACCAGGGCAGGAACCCTGCGGCTACCAACCAGACTGAATTTGACAGGGTGTTTTGA